Below is a window of Penaeus vannamei isolate JL-2024 chromosome 34, ASM4276789v1, whole genome shotgun sequence DNA.
agagagagagagggaaggggggaagtaaaaaaaaaaaaaaaaactggtatgAATATACATCTTATGATACGTGTACTGTATTTCTGTTTTCACGCTACcaatttcctcttattttttgagGGCGGCGGAGTAGGCCCccgcacccacgcccacacccccgAGGGCCGCGCCTAATGCTTCCTCTCCCGGCAGGTGTGTACCACGAGCTGCGGGCGGCCGACCCCTCCTTCACCTGCCCCTTCCAGTACTACCACACGACGCCGGATCACGCCTACGCCCACGCCCAGCCCACCGCTTGCCACCCGCCATGCATGTCCCCCGGCCAGCAGTCATGTCCCGCGCCCACCTGCCTGGCGTCCCCTCAGCCCACCTGTCTACCGCAGGCGTGTCTGCCCACCAGCCAGCCCACCTGCCTCGCCTCTGCTCAGCCCACCTGCCACCCACCCGGGCTCTCCCCCTCGACGCAGCTCACCACCGCCCATCAGTCCACCCACACCTTCACGCCCCTGCACCTCAGGCCGGTCGAGGAGACGGAGGCCGCCCACGACCTGCTGGAGCTGGCCCGTTCGGCGCCCGCCTACACGTAccagccgcccacgcccgcgtcgTCGTGCGACTCGGCGGAGGCGGCGAGCGTCAGCTACCCGGAGGCGGCGCCGTGCGAGGGCGGCGAGGCGGCCTTCGAGGACAGCGAGGCCAGCCTCACGGCCACGCCCACACCCTCGCCCGCGGGCAGCAGCGACGCGGAGAACGTGGCGCCGCCCTGCTCGCTGGGGCTGGACGACGGGCGGTCGCgcgtgcgggcgggcgcgcgcggcGAGGGCGTGCGTTTCGGGCGCCACAAGCCGCGCTACACGTGCTCGGAGTGCGGCAAGCACTACGCGACGTCGTCGAACCTGTCGCGCCACAAGCAGACGCACCGCGACCTGGACTCCGGCAACGCGCGCCGCTGCCACGTGTGCGGCAAGGCCTACGTCAGCATGCCGGCGCTCGCCATGCACGTGCTGACGCATAACCTGACGCACCGCTGCGGCGTGTGCGGCAAGGCCTTCTCGCGCCCCTGGCTCCTGCAGGGCCACATGCGCTCGCACACGGGCGAGAAGCCCTTCGGCTGCGCGCACTGCGGCAAGTCCTTCGCCGACCGATCCAACCTGCGCGCGCACATGCAGACGCACTCCCAGCTCAAGAACTTCCGGTGCAAGCGCTGCAACAAGTCCTTCGCCCTCAAGTCGTACCTCAACAAGCACTACGAGTCCGCGTGCTACCGCGACGGCGCATGCGGCGAGGCCTGCCCGTCGCCGGACTCCTGAAGAGGAACCGTCAGGACGCGGCGGCGCCCTCACGCCCGCAGCGAACCGTCTCGCCACCGCCGTTCCCGcgcctcctctcgtctctcgccgGCAGCGCGACCTCCTCGGCCGCGGGTCGTCGCGGGCGCCCGCTCACGGCCGCAGCGCCGACCCGTTCTCGCGCGACGCAAGGCTTCGCTGAAACCCGTCGGCGGCGCCTCGGCGGGAGGGGCTCGCCGGCGCCGCCGTGCACCGAAGGACCTGGCCCGACGTCTGTACCTGTACCTGGTCGAACACGGGCCGCGAGTGCACCTGCGCTCACAAGTGGACTGTGACCTGATGTAAAAGTACCCTCGGCAATAAGCTTGTTACCATTGCCTGGCTCTCGTAGACTGATCTTCCACGCAGagaattctcattttcttttttgcttggtGCACAagtgaaaaaaacacgaaaaagaacacGGATAATTAAGTGCTTTATTTTGCTCCTTGTCTCGCGTTTCCATATGATGAGGCCTCAAGGATCACCTCTGAGTTCCCTTAAGATTGTGATTTCGAAATTACTCTGTGATTTACATGTGGCATCGATTT
It encodes the following:
- the LOC113805220 gene encoding transcriptional repressor scratch 2-like, with protein sequence MLPLPAGVYHELRAADPSFTCPFQYYHTTPDHAYAHAQPTACHPPCMSPGQQSCPAPTCLASPQPTCLPQACLPTSQPTCLASAQPTCHPPGLSPSTQLTTAHQSTHTFTPLHLRPVEETEAAHDLLELARSAPAYTYQPPTPASSCDSAEAASVSYPEAAPCEGGEAAFEDSEASLTATPTPSPAGSSDAENVAPPCSLGLDDGRSRVRAGARGEGVRFGRHKPRYTCSECGKHYATSSNLSRHKQTHRDLDSGNARRCHVCGKAYVSMPALAMHVLTHNLTHRCGVCGKAFSRPWLLQGHMRSHTGEKPFGCAHCGKSFADRSNLRAHMQTHSQLKNFRCKRCNKSFALKSYLNKHYESACYRDGACGEACPSPDS